One Leptolyngbya ohadii IS1 genomic window carries:
- a CDS encoding arsenosugar biosynthesis-associated peroxidase-like protein translates to MDQYYKPEHLTQFAQVGEGNPELAKKFFDYYGAVFAEGALSVREKALIALAVSHAVQCPYCIDAYSKECLQQGADLEQMTEALHIATAIRGGASLVHGMQMLDQVKQLTM, encoded by the coding sequence GTGGATCAGTACTATAAACCAGAGCATTTAACGCAATTTGCCCAGGTGGGTGAAGGAAATCCAGAACTCGCCAAGAAATTCTTCGATTACTACGGAGCGGTCTTTGCAGAAGGTGCATTATCGGTTCGCGAGAAGGCATTAATTGCGCTGGCAGTGTCTCACGCGGTTCAGTGTCCCTACTGTATCGATGCCTATAGCAAAGAGTGCCTTCAGCAGGGTGCCGATCTGGAACAAATGACCGAGGCACTGCATATTGCAACGGCAATTCGAGGCGGCGCTTCCCTGGTTCACGGAATGCAGATGCTCGATCAGGTCAAGCAGTTAACGATGTAG
- a CDS encoding PAS domain S-box protein, which produces MGLLSETDIMHSASDIVLIVRNASTNAGQLPLPDSHDRDCRSLLTNSEGSDLDSSGLDSSGLDGSYRILEADSAIAAVELCQSTPIAAILLVSDLEASATLAFTQEFMQALQTCLLDHPPVILVTRDQAPSTVVQVIRLGVEDYLVQETLTTEQIHLAIQKAIRDRRTERATARATENLLAKALLDLAAKLPRQNAFEAAVQQLNRELSDRVVELQRVIDIAPVGIGISTDPSCAEMRHNAHLREMLGVSPGQNISKSAPAEEQPSFHVMRNGEEIPPEDLPMQLAARLGVEVRDTEIEIVLPSGRVRHLLSYASPVRDEQNQIKGAIGTFLDITDRKQIEAELREQHEQLINTLESITDAFFSLDEAWRFTFVNPQAAKLLQKTQAELLGKNVWSEFPEAVDSEFDRAYRRAIAEQVTVQFEAFYPPLDGWFEVRAYPTRRGLAVYFRDVTPRKVAEAERERLLHQEQAARAQVEELLRQLAAEQSRLEQVLQQMPIGISISAVPSGQMLYHNEEAVRILRHPLLASATYEGYGQYGAFHPNTGQPYQPQEYPVARSLLYGEVVKSEEMHYHCGNGTDTIFSVSAAPIFNPTGEMTAVVCAFDDIARLKQVEARLRESEERLRLALNATGMGIWDWEVQHDRVTWAGNNERLFGLPQGTFAETYEAFLECVHPDDRATVQYYVAQALQEKRGYTQEFRIVYPDGTIHWLRTQSELFLDDRGDPARLIGTNQDITALKQSQAEREQLLTQIDNERRFLEQTLQQMPLGVVIAELPSGNLTFHNDEATWLLRHPILHGRPQENYVQYYTQYGCIHPGGNPYLPEEYPIVRSVLNGEVIRGEEVEYRRGDGTGTIFSINAAPILDQNGQRIAAVSTFEDISERKRSEQEREQLLATAQIARQEAEAANRSKDDFVALVAHELRSPLNAILGWAKLLQTRQLDTATTQKALETIVRNTQAQVQLIEDLLDVSRIVRSTLQLDFAPVNLADVVEAALETVRPTAEAKPLQLETQLRPTPLIWGDADRLQQVVLNLLTNAIKFTPAGGKVAVRLEQLEGLMGDNEAEKQRSGGVTKPENHQPDEAPNHSSSTHPSLYPSTDSTTPSSPSLKLTVTDTGKGISSDFLPHIFERFQQDRQSSAAKQGLGLGLAIVKYIVEHHGGTITAQSRGEGQGAKFTVILPPGRLEAGEPGSGEAGFRNDR; this is translated from the coding sequence ATGGGATTGCTCAGCGAAACAGACATCATGCATTCTGCTTCCGACATCGTGCTGATTGTGAGGAACGCTTCAACCAATGCAGGACAGCTTCCCCTTCCAGACAGTCACGATCGGGATTGTCGCAGTTTGCTGACAAATTCAGAGGGTTCCGACTTAGATAGTTCCGGCTTAGATAGTTCCGGCTTAGATGGTTCCTACAGGATATTAGAAGCTGACTCGGCGATCGCAGCGGTTGAACTCTGTCAATCCACCCCCATTGCAGCCATTCTGCTGGTTAGCGACCTGGAGGCAAGTGCAACTCTAGCCTTCACCCAAGAATTCATGCAGGCGTTACAGACCTGTTTACTGGATCATCCTCCGGTCATTCTTGTAACCCGCGATCAGGCTCCATCGACCGTTGTGCAGGTAATTCGGCTGGGCGTAGAAGACTATTTGGTGCAGGAAACCCTGACGACAGAACAGATTCATCTCGCCATCCAAAAGGCAATTCGCGATCGTCGTACTGAACGAGCAACGGCAAGAGCAACTGAGAATCTTCTGGCAAAAGCACTGCTTGACCTTGCAGCCAAGCTCCCTCGGCAGAATGCATTTGAGGCAGCGGTGCAGCAGCTGAATCGAGAACTCAGCGATCGCGTTGTAGAACTGCAACGTGTAATCGATATTGCACCCGTGGGAATTGGCATTTCCACCGACCCAAGCTGTGCTGAAATGCGCCACAATGCCCACCTGCGAGAAATGCTTGGCGTCAGTCCCGGTCAAAATATCTCAAAAAGTGCCCCCGCCGAAGAACAGCCCTCGTTTCATGTCATGCGAAACGGTGAGGAGATTCCTCCTGAAGATCTGCCAATGCAGCTTGCTGCCCGCCTGGGGGTAGAGGTGCGCGATACAGAAATTGAAATTGTCTTGCCCAGTGGTCGGGTTCGCCATCTGCTTTCCTATGCGTCGCCGGTGCGCGATGAGCAGAATCAGATTAAAGGGGCGATCGGCACTTTTCTAGATATTACCGATCGCAAGCAGATCGAAGCCGAGTTACGAGAGCAGCATGAGCAGTTAATCAACACCCTCGAAAGTATCACCGATGCCTTTTTCTCTCTGGATGAGGCGTGGCGGTTTACCTTTGTCAATCCCCAGGCGGCAAAACTGCTGCAAAAAACGCAGGCAGAGCTGCTCGGCAAAAATGTGTGGAGCGAGTTTCCAGAAGCCGTCGATTCAGAGTTCGATCGGGCATATCGTCGCGCCATCGCAGAACAGGTAACGGTGCAGTTTGAAGCCTTTTATCCTCCCCTGGATGGCTGGTTTGAAGTGCGCGCTTATCCAACCCGACGCGGATTAGCCGTCTATTTCCGGGATGTGACACCTCGCAAAGTTGCAGAAGCTGAGCGCGAACGGTTGCTCCATCAGGAACAGGCTGCCCGTGCCCAGGTTGAGGAGCTATTGCGACAGCTTGCCGCTGAGCAAAGTCGTCTGGAACAGGTTTTGCAGCAGATGCCAATTGGCATTTCAATCTCAGCGGTCCCTTCTGGTCAAATGCTTTATCACAATGAAGAGGCGGTGAGAATCCTGCGCCATCCGCTGCTGGCTTCCGCAACCTATGAAGGGTACGGTCAGTATGGAGCATTTCACCCCAATACGGGACAGCCCTACCAGCCCCAGGAATATCCGGTTGCCCGATCGCTGCTGTACGGCGAAGTTGTCAAATCCGAGGAGATGCATTACCACTGCGGGAATGGTACTGATACGATCTTTTCCGTCAGCGCAGCTCCTATTTTTAATCCAACCGGGGAGATGACAGCTGTCGTCTGCGCCTTTGACGATATTGCCCGCCTCAAACAGGTAGAAGCCCGCCTGCGAGAGAGTGAAGAACGGCTGCGGCTCGCCCTGAATGCAACGGGAATGGGGATCTGGGATTGGGAGGTGCAGCACGATCGCGTCACCTGGGCAGGCAATAATGAGCGGCTATTCGGCTTGCCACAGGGCACTTTTGCTGAAACCTACGAGGCATTCCTGGAGTGCGTCCATCCCGATGATCGGGCAACTGTGCAGTATTATGTGGCGCAGGCATTACAGGAAAAACGCGGCTACACCCAGGAGTTTCGCATTGTCTACCCAGATGGCACAATCCACTGGCTCAGAACACAAAGCGAATTGTTTCTGGACGATCGGGGCGATCCGGCTCGATTAATTGGCACTAATCAGGACATCACTGCCCTGAAGCAGTCGCAGGCAGAGCGAGAACAGCTTTTAACCCAAATTGACAATGAACGTCGATTTCTGGAACAAACGCTCCAGCAAATGCCGCTGGGGGTGGTGATCGCCGAACTGCCTTCGGGAAACCTCACCTTCCACAATGACGAGGCGACCTGGCTGCTACGTCATCCGATCCTGCATGGCAGACCCCAGGAGAACTATGTGCAGTACTATACCCAATATGGGTGCATTCATCCTGGCGGAAATCCTTACCTGCCGGAGGAGTATCCGATCGTGCGATCGGTGCTGAACGGGGAAGTAATTAGAGGAGAGGAAGTCGAATACCGCCGGGGAGACGGAACCGGTACCATTTTTTCAATCAACGCCGCGCCGATTCTCGACCAGAACGGACAGCGTATTGCTGCTGTCAGCACCTTTGAGGACATCTCGGAGCGCAAGCGATCGGAGCAGGAGCGAGAACAGCTTTTAGCCACTGCCCAGATTGCCCGCCAGGAAGCGGAAGCTGCCAACCGCAGTAAGGATGACTTTGTTGCCCTGGTTGCCCACGAACTGCGATCGCCTCTGAATGCCATCCTGGGCTGGGCAAAACTGCTGCAAACTCGCCAGCTCGATACGGCAACAACCCAAAAGGCACTGGAGACGATTGTTCGCAATACGCAGGCGCAGGTGCAGCTCATTGAAGATTTGCTTGATGTCTCGCGAATTGTACGCAGTACACTACAGCTTGATTTTGCGCCGGTCAACCTTGCGGATGTCGTAGAGGCTGCGCTTGAAACCGTTCGTCCCACGGCTGAGGCAAAACCTCTTCAGCTCGAAACCCAACTTCGCCCCACACCCCTGATCTGGGGAGATGCCGATCGTCTGCAACAGGTAGTGCTGAATCTGCTCACAAACGCCATCAAGTTTACGCCCGCCGGAGGGAAGGTGGCGGTCAGGCTGGAGCAGTTGGAGGGGCTAATGGGGGACAACGAAGCGGAGAAGCAACGGAGCGGGGGAGTAACGAAGCCAGAAAATCATCAACCTGATGAAGCTCCAAATCACTCCTCATCCACTCATCCATCCCTTTACCCATCCACCGATTCAACTACCCCCTCATCCCCTTCCCTCAAGCTCACTGTCACCGATACCGGAAAGGGTATATCCTCCGACTTTCTGCCTCACATCTTCGAGCGCTTTCAGCAGGATCGGCAAAGTTCTGCGGCAAAGCAAGGTTTGGGATTAGGACTGGCGATCGTCAAATACATTGTGGAGCATCATGGAGGTACCATTACAGCCCAAAGTAGAGGAGAAGGACAGGGGGCAAAGTTTACGGTAATACTCCCGCCGGGGCGCTTGGAAGCAGGAGAGCCGGGGAGCGGGGAAGCCGGTTTTAGAAACGACCGCTGA
- a CDS encoding PAP/fibrillin family protein, whose protein sequence is MQTRETLKQTLLNQVNILGQEALLPAQRSELDEIVQELERLNPTPAPLASENRSLLLGDWQLIYASNGTIVTRRLPGGITINAIWQTLNQFMEDSNRGSNQGAIAATNGMEIALPLIGTVQMQANGIWRCSNSHFGEKLFKSWKCLYCEDI, encoded by the coding sequence GTGCAGACTAGAGAGACGCTGAAACAAACCCTACTTAATCAAGTGAACATTTTGGGACAGGAGGCACTGTTGCCTGCTCAGAGAAGCGAATTGGATGAAATAGTGCAGGAGCTAGAAAGACTCAATCCGACACCTGCCCCCCTCGCCTCTGAAAACCGATCGCTGTTGCTGGGAGATTGGCAGCTCATTTATGCATCGAATGGGACGATCGTGACGCGTCGTTTACCGGGCGGCATCACCATTAACGCCATCTGGCAAACGCTAAACCAATTCATGGAAGACTCAAACAGAGGATCAAATCAAGGGGCGATCGCTGCCACAAACGGAATGGAAATTGCTTTGCCGCTCATTGGGACGGTGCAGATGCAGGCAAACGGAATCTGGCGATGCAGCAATTCTCATTTTGGCGAAAAGCTGTTCAAGTCATGGAAATGCCTGTATTGTGAGGACATCTGA
- a CDS encoding transposase translates to MVGSFRQRLSSLPDKRTGKNTRYGMEDAALSAFSVFFTQTPSFLAYQRMMEGSKGKSNAQSLFGVHQIPSDNQIRDLLDSVAPEHVFPVFEEILQGLEQQGQLADFRSTADTLLIALDGTEYFSSSQIHCANCSKRTLKSGETHYFHSVITPVIVCPGQSHVIPLVPEFIVPQDGHDKQDCENAAAKRWLAQQGQRWSGLNVTVLGDDLYCRQPLCQQLLDQQFNFILVCRPESHTTLYEHLAGIALPTVTTKRWTGKVEETYTYRYLNSVPLRDSEDALLVNWCEVTVSRPDGKVTYQNSFATNHSLSNENVAQIVLAGRTRWKVENENNNTLKTKGYNLEHNFGHGKQHLSSLLATLNILSLLFHTLLELLDQKYKLLRSHLPTRKTFFDDLRALTRYMYFDSWDHLLTFMLEGLELDIPPNTS, encoded by the coding sequence ATAGTCGGTTCTTTTCGCCAGCGACTGTCCTCGCTACCGGACAAACGGACTGGCAAGAATACTCGCTATGGAATGGAAGATGCAGCTTTAAGCGCGTTTAGCGTGTTTTTCACCCAGACCCCTTCATTTCTGGCATATCAGCGGATGATGGAGGGCAGCAAAGGCAAAAGCAATGCTCAAAGCCTGTTTGGTGTCCATCAGATTCCCAGCGACAACCAAATCCGGGACTTGTTAGATTCGGTAGCACCTGAGCACGTGTTTCCGGTGTTTGAGGAAATCTTGCAGGGGTTAGAGCAGCAGGGGCAGTTAGCGGACTTCCGCTCTACTGCGGATACTCTGTTGATTGCCTTGGATGGCACCGAATACTTCAGTTCAAGCCAAATTCACTGCGCTAACTGTTCAAAGCGCACGCTGAAGTCGGGAGAAACTCACTACTTCCATAGCGTTATCACGCCGGTCATCGTCTGTCCGGGACAGAGCCACGTGATCCCCTTGGTTCCTGAGTTCATCGTGCCGCAGGATGGACATGACAAGCAGGACTGTGAGAATGCCGCCGCGAAACGCTGGTTGGCGCAGCAGGGGCAACGCTGGAGTGGCTTGAACGTCACTGTTCTAGGGGACGACCTTTATTGCCGCCAGCCCTTATGCCAGCAGCTTTTAGACCAGCAGTTCAACTTTATCCTGGTGTGTCGTCCCGAATCCCACACCACCCTCTATGAGCATCTTGCAGGCATTGCTCTGCCAACCGTCACGACCAAGCGGTGGACCGGGAAAGTTGAGGAGACCTATACCTACCGCTATCTCAACTCAGTGCCTCTAAGAGATAGCGAGGATGCTTTGTTGGTTAACTGGTGTGAGGTCACAGTCAGTCGTCCTGACGGCAAGGTGACGTATCAGAATTCGTTTGCCACCAATCACTCTCTGAGCAATGAAAACGTAGCCCAGATCGTTCTGGCAGGGCGTACCCGTTGGAAGGTCGAAAACGAGAATAACAACACGCTTAAGACTAAGGGCTACAATCTGGAACACAATTTCGGGCACGGGAAACAGCACCTCTCCTCACTGCTTGCGACCCTGAATATCCTGTCCCTGCTATTCCACACGTTGTTGGAGTTGCTCGACCAGAAGTACAAGCTGCTGCGATCTCACTTGCCGACACGTAAGACCTTTTTTGATGACTTGCGGGCGTTAACCCGTTACATGTATTTCGACAGTTGGGATCATCTGCTCACCTTCATGCTCGAAGGGCTAGAGCTAGACATTCCGCCCAATACCAGTTGA
- a CDS encoding helix-turn-helix domain-containing protein: MDELAQNEFTQNEFAQRVRDRRVQEGLSQQELADRIGISRNYLSQIERGQSTNLSWQLRERLASVLGLKTAPAPTPTTELSDLPPSLVEFAQKANLPPDDVLMLARLKYRGQQPSSPEKWELLYNVIRMTVERS, encoded by the coding sequence ATGGATGAATTGGCTCAAAACGAATTTACTCAAAATGAATTTGCTCAAAGAGTCCGCGATCGCCGGGTTCAGGAAGGACTCAGTCAGCAAGAGCTGGCGGACAGAATTGGGATTTCTCGCAACTATCTGTCTCAAATTGAGCGAGGACAGTCAACCAACCTCTCCTGGCAGCTTCGAGAACGTCTTGCCTCTGTGCTGGGACTCAAGACTGCCCCTGCCCCTACCCCCACAACAGAACTCAGTGATCTGCCGCCCAGCCTGGTCGAGTTTGCCCAAAAAGCCAATCTGCCGCCAGACGATGTGCTAATGCTGGCAAGACTCAAATATCGCGGACAGCAGCCCAGCTCTCCCGAAAAGTGGGAGCTTCTATATAACGTGATTCGGATGACCGTGGAGCGATCGTGA
- a CDS encoding KTSC domain-containing protein produces MKVSKVDLSHLLAVSHDGENLGLVIDRGDSLELVEIPAPVAAYEGLRQLNAIVVSDAAALTVDFNQLPGVNTTSSLLPSQSTVQSTVQSTVQSTMANTVGYDPQQNVLQVEFKNGSVYQYEGVDGDTWHELQETDSFGQFFNREIRGNYRSRRISG; encoded by the coding sequence ATGAAAGTTTCTAAAGTAGATTTGAGTCATCTGCTTGCCGTCAGCCACGATGGCGAAAACCTGGGTCTGGTGATCGATCGCGGCGATAGTTTGGAACTGGTGGAAATTCCTGCTCCCGTTGCTGCCTACGAAGGATTGCGTCAGTTAAACGCGATCGTAGTATCGGATGCGGCTGCATTGACAGTGGATTTTAATCAGCTTCCAGGCGTAAATACTACTTCGTCCCTACTGCCCTCGCAGTCCACGGTTCAGTCCACGGTTCAATCAACAGTTCAATCAACAATGGCAAATACCGTAGGATACGATCCGCAGCAGAACGTGTTACAGGTTGAGTTCAAGAACGGTTCTGTGTACCAGTACGAAGGAGTTGATGGAGACACCTGGCATGAACTTCAGGAAACCGATTCGTTTGGGCAATTCTTTAACAGAGAAATTAGGGGCAATTATCGTTCTCGCCGGATTAGCGGCTAG
- a CDS encoding HTH domain-containing protein, with the protein MNKTSTDKIKLATPFLIWFRCYLSIDLQAQVRPHLERPYQLALNILDSCEASRPLSVREIAERIGMSPETVRQVLLALKEGGMPFATCPGQGWQSVRAEGGLKTRSNSLVSSGEL; encoded by the coding sequence TTGAACAAAACCAGTACGGACAAAATAAAGCTAGCAACGCCTTTTCTGATTTGGTTTCGCTGCTATTTATCTATTGATTTGCAGGCACAGGTTCGCCCTCACCTAGAACGTCCTTACCAGCTCGCTTTAAACATTCTGGACTCCTGTGAAGCATCGCGTCCTCTTTCAGTTCGCGAAATTGCTGAACGAATAGGAATGTCGCCGGAAACCGTTAGACAGGTATTGCTGGCATTGAAAGAAGGCGGAATGCCGTTTGCTACCTGTCCGGGGCAGGGGTGGCAGTCGGTTCGGGCAGAAGGGGGGCTGAAAACGCGATCTAATTCCCTGGTTTCATCAGGAGAACTTTAG
- a CDS encoding TOBE domain-containing protein: MPRKEQGWITFQASDEERRILEQISQKTQRTKTEILREMIRQMGRSSSPEPSDVNTIDFSADIEETHAQENSSEAEAPAMDGAPGTTMLQSVRISARNILRARVKRIVKGTVNAEVTLAILPLGNYEANAPGVELVSIVTRASADNLELKKGKEVFAIVKSSSVMIAAS; the protein is encoded by the coding sequence ATGCCCAGAAAAGAGCAAGGTTGGATTACCTTTCAAGCCTCAGACGAGGAACGGCGAATCCTGGAGCAGATTAGTCAGAAAACGCAGCGCACCAAGACCGAAATTTTGCGTGAAATGATCCGCCAAATGGGGCGATCGTCCTCCCCCGAACCCAGCGATGTCAATACGATCGACTTCTCCGCAGATATTGAGGAGACTCATGCCCAGGAGAATAGCTCTGAGGCAGAAGCGCCTGCGATGGATGGAGCACCGGGAACTACAATGCTACAATCTGTGCGAATCAGCGCCCGCAATATTTTAAGAGCCAGAGTGAAACGAATTGTGAAAGGAACAGTGAACGCTGAAGTAACACTGGCAATTCTTCCTTTAGGAAACTACGAGGCTAACGCACCGGGAGTAGAACTAGTATCGATCGTTACCCGTGCCTCTGCGGACAATCTGGAACTCAAAAAAGGGAAAGAGGTTTTTGCGATCGTTAAATCCAGCAGCGTTATGATTGCAGCCAGTTAG
- a CDS encoding ImmA/IrrE family metallo-endopeptidase, whose translation MSLLPYRHPGRAFLSRYGMLRREEDVFRYVDFLRQESGLSDEPPIALTPIYQHFGIPEPLRAPLDEQQGILVDSNSGIILIKEDDPIVRQRFTEGHELMELLFDAQLEAQEALGSLLPTWSEPHKERLCDRGAAELLMPQSSFVPRLSQAGISFRTGRSLAKRYQTSLVATLMRMLQYGRGNFALVMWHSALKPSEVKHPIADAEPQKKLRVCWKVQTQDWTGGFIPKDKSISPDSLIFQAYLKGQPQHGTEMIHLGWGSIPCEVEAMPLRMGDRSDVLSLLRFQDDRANQDDGTNRGDRAKTKRFPVAPRPIRRSVSR comes from the coding sequence GTGAGCTTGCTGCCCTACCGCCATCCTGGACGTGCCTTTCTATCCCGCTATGGAATGCTCCGGCGTGAGGAGGATGTGTTTCGCTACGTGGACTTTCTGCGGCAGGAGTCCGGCTTAAGCGATGAGCCACCGATCGCCCTCACGCCCATCTACCAGCACTTTGGCATCCCCGAACCCCTGCGGGCACCGCTAGACGAGCAGCAGGGCATTTTAGTAGACAGCAACAGCGGCATTATCTTAATCAAGGAAGATGACCCGATCGTACGGCAACGGTTCACCGAAGGACACGAACTGATGGAACTGTTGTTCGACGCTCAGCTTGAAGCTCAGGAAGCGTTAGGAAGCCTTTTGCCCACCTGGAGCGAGCCACACAAGGAGCGTCTTTGCGATCGGGGAGCTGCCGAGCTGCTCATGCCCCAGTCTTCCTTTGTGCCCCGGTTAAGTCAGGCAGGCATTTCTTTTAGAACGGGACGATCGCTAGCAAAGCGGTATCAAACCTCCCTGGTAGCAACGCTAATGCGGATGTTGCAGTATGGCAGAGGCAATTTTGCGCTGGTCATGTGGCACTCTGCCCTAAAACCCTCCGAGGTCAAACACCCGATCGCGGATGCCGAACCCCAGAAAAAGCTGCGGGTTTGCTGGAAGGTACAAACTCAGGACTGGACGGGCGGATTCATTCCCAAAGATAAATCTATCTCTCCAGATTCCCTGATTTTTCAGGCATACCTGAAGGGACAGCCCCAACACGGAACGGAAATGATTCATTTAGGTTGGGGATCAATTCCCTGCGAGGTGGAAGCTATGCCGCTGCGAATGGGCGATCGCTCCGATGTCCTCTCCCTGCTGCGCTTTCAGGACGATCGGGCAAATCAGGACGATGGGACGAATCGGGGCGATCGGGCAAAGACAAAGCGATTTCCGGTTGCTCCCCGTCCAATCCGCAGATCGGTATCGAGGTAA
- a CDS encoding PAP/fibrillin family protein, whose protein sequence is MNRHTENCCWRWQGETQTATVVFDAFTLQASALFQQSDWQLPALQIPVLEWLKREAFWETSYLDTDLRIGRGATGNRFVFARSPRFVPSS, encoded by the coding sequence TTGAATCGCCATACTGAGAATTGCTGCTGGCGATGGCAGGGGGAAACGCAGACCGCCACCGTTGTCTTTGATGCCTTTACGCTGCAAGCTTCTGCCCTGTTCCAGCAGTCTGATTGGCAGCTGCCAGCCCTCCAGATTCCTGTGCTGGAATGGCTCAAACGCGAGGCGTTCTGGGAAACCTCTTACCTCGATACCGATCTGCGGATTGGACGGGGAGCAACCGGAAATCGCTTTGTCTTTGCCCGATCGCCCCGATTCGTCCCATCGTCCTGA
- a CDS encoding ShlB/FhaC/HecB family hemolysin secretion/activation protein, translating to MTEPFTNRDLSFSELLQVRTAITQAYVDRGYITSGAFIPPQTLTEGVVKIEVIEGSVEEINITGNRRLRPVYIRSRLRLAAETPLNVEQLLEGLQLLQLDPLIETISADLQAGIRPGTSLLQVNVQEARSFFVTPSIDNARSPSVGSFRRQIEVSEGNLLGFGDRISLIYSNTDGSNGIDASYSIPVNPRNGTVGLGFGLTRSNVIEEPFDVLDIEAESRYYELSFRQPIVLRPTEEFALGLTFSRQESQTELGIDDIGPFPLSPGADAEGRSRISALRFSQEWTQRTDRQVLAARSQFSLGLDLLDSTINSDAPDSRFFAWRGQGQWVRLLGADTLFLIRGDVQIADSALMPLEQFGLGGQETVRGYRQDTLLTDNGALLSTEIRLPIVRVPQVDGILYVVPFVDIGTGWNSEGDNPDPNLLAGTGLGLLFQLSDRLSARIDWGLPLVEVENQGDSLQAEGFYFSVSGRF from the coding sequence ATCACTGAGCCTTTCACCAATCGCGATCTGTCCTTTTCAGAACTGTTGCAAGTTCGCACTGCCATTACCCAGGCGTATGTCGATCGTGGTTACATTACCTCCGGGGCATTTATCCCGCCGCAAACCCTGACCGAGGGCGTCGTTAAAATTGAGGTGATTGAGGGAAGCGTCGAAGAAATTAACATTACCGGGAATCGTCGTTTGCGTCCTGTGTATATTCGCAGCCGATTGCGCCTCGCCGCAGAAACTCCCCTCAACGTTGAACAATTGCTAGAGGGACTTCAGCTTTTGCAGCTTGACCCGCTGATCGAAACCATTTCGGCTGATCTCCAGGCAGGCATTCGCCCCGGCACCAGTTTGCTTCAGGTCAACGTCCAGGAAGCCCGCAGCTTTTTCGTGACCCCTTCGATCGACAATGCCCGATCGCCCAGTGTTGGCAGCTTTCGGCGACAGATTGAAGTGAGTGAAGGGAATTTGCTGGGTTTTGGCGATCGCATCAGCCTGATCTACAGCAATACCGACGGCAGCAACGGCATCGATGCCAGCTACAGCATTCCCGTAAATCCACGCAATGGCACAGTGGGTTTGGGGTTTGGACTAACCCGCAGCAACGTGATCGAAGAACCCTTTGATGTCCTGGATATTGAAGCAGAGTCTCGCTACTACGAACTGTCCTTCCGCCAGCCGATTGTCCTGCGTCCGACCGAAGAATTTGCCCTCGGACTCACCTTCTCCCGGCAGGAAAGCCAGACGGAACTGGGCATTGATGATATCGGACCCTTTCCCCTTTCCCCCGGCGCAGATGCCGAAGGACGCAGCCGCATTTCTGCCCTGCGATTTTCCCAGGAGTGGACGCAGCGCACCGATCGCCAGGTTCTCGCAGCCCGGTCGCAGTTCAGTTTGGGATTGGATCTATTAGATTCCACGATCAACTCCGACGCACCGGATAGCCGCTTTTTTGCGTGGCGAGGACAGGGGCAGTGGGTGAGGCTGTTGGGAGCGGACACGCTGTTTCTAATTCGAGGAGATGTGCAGATTGCGGATTCCGCCCTGATGCCGCTGGAGCAGTTTGGACTGGGTGGACAGGAAACGGTGCGGGGCTATCGGCAGGACACCCTTCTTACCGATAACGGTGCTCTACTCTCAACGGAAATTCGGTTGCCGATCGTGCGAGTGCCGCAGGTGGACGGAATTTTGTACGTGGTGCCCTTTGTTGACATTGGCACAGGCTGGAACAGCGAGGGAGATAATCCCGATCCCAATCTGCTTGCTGGCACAGGACTTGGGCTACTGTTTCAGCTCAGCGATCGACTCTCCGCCCGAATCGATTGGGGATTGCCCCTGGTTGAGGTTGAAAATCAGGGCGACTCCTTACAGGCAGAGGGATTCTACTTCTCAGTCAGCGGTCGTTTCTAA